In Mobula birostris isolate sMobBir1 chromosome 15, sMobBir1.hap1, whole genome shotgun sequence, the following proteins share a genomic window:
- the LOC140210240 gene encoding programmed cell death 1 ligand 1-like, protein MAEKFTVSYMALLAITWLIVKVTANEVSQFPRDLNVPSGANVTMFCKFPLSQDTVDVRWWRKSEKGFLERDSRRQFTVERGRGTLVLWNVKFADSGMYYCTVKFQEQYLGTGAGTKFTVFAPPTPVEIVPVGGFSSPRKLLCKTAAFYPENLEIVWQRNNKQIRTGIESVTNRSVDGLYEAFSLLEITQSTLGKDTYTCLVSHVSLTVPANFSYIQDQDSNKILIFRSALGGLAIVTLIIILIRIGVKEKRGIKTTSEEARQSGEPVGDTGFTFCF, encoded by the exons ATGGCGGAGAAGTTTACGGTTTCGTACATGGCACTTCTGGCTATTACTTGGCTAA TCGTCAAAGTAACTGCGAACGAAGTATCTCAATTCCCTCGGGACCTGAACGTCCCGAGTGGTGCGAATGTTACCATGTTCTGCAAATTTCCACTATCACAAGATACCGTTGACGTTCGTTGGTGGAGGAAAAGCGAGAAGGGGTTTTTAGAAAGGGACAGCAGAAGACAATTTACTGTAGAAAGGGGAAGAGGAACACTTGTACTCTGGAATGTCAAATTCGCCGACTCTGGAATGTATTACTGTACAGTAAAGTTTCAGGAACAATATTTAGGGACTGGAGCTGGCACCAAGTTCACTGTGTTCG CTCCTCCAACTCCAGTGGAAATTGTTCCTGTTGGAGGGTTTTCGTCTCCTCGAAAGCTCCTCTGTAAAACGGCTGCCTTCTACCCGGAGAACTTAGAAATCGTTTggcaaagaaataacaagcaaattCGCACTGGAATAGAAAGTGTGACAAACCGGAGCGTGGATGGCTTGTACGAAGCATTTAGTTTATTGGAAATCACGCAGTCTACTTTGGGAAAAGATACTTACACCTGTCTGGTGTCGCATGTCTCCCTCACGGTGCCTGCCAATTTCAGCTACATCCAGGACCAAG ACAGCAATAAAATCCTGATTTTTCGAAGTGCATTGGGCGGACTGGCAATTGTAACGCTGATTATAATTTTGATAAGAATCGGAGTTAAGGAAAAACGTG GTATTAAAACAACCTCCGAGGAAGCACGTCAGAGCGGAGAACCGGTTGGTGATACAGGTTTTACTTTTTGCTTCTGA